The following are encoded together in the Salvelinus alpinus chromosome 37, SLU_Salpinus.1, whole genome shotgun sequence genome:
- the LOC139565929 gene encoding uncharacterized protein, which translates to MIQPVLLLLLLAVKSSPVFGTAISVLEGTSVTLVYRFPSEENHMLYTTLSETSTCKWWSCCNPIAATTLSTNKYRCITRDGMVNFTILDLQPADSGNYCCRAATSTVLNKPLEFYSLRVVKGHTGCNRDLLDGLDFLGNNIENQPITIQSASQCRQECTNIDKCQYFTFNWKETERRNECSLKASIGDLMNSTITIQRLQNATSGYSLKNCSGKDYLHYINESKSWINAMKFCRSRGSKSNLVHITNQTVQADVTQLIANVGLACGGVWIGLERSIFEWSAPWLWTSSDVDKVVKYSEWHSCFPLNPINYHCGKMVWVGNEELKWLDASCHQELPFICQDLH; encoded by the exons ATGATACAGCCAGTACTTCTACTCCTGCTACTGG CAGTCAAGTCCTCACCAGTGTTTGGGACTGCGATATCAGTACTGGAGGGAACCTCTGTGACCCTTGTCTACAGATTTCCCAGTGAGGAGAATCACATGCTTTATACAACTTTGAGTGAAACCAGTACTTGCAAATGGTGGTCCTGTTGTAATCCCATAGCTGCGACAACATTATCTACCAACAAATACAGATGTATAACTAGAGATGGGATGGTGAACTTCACCATTTTAGACCTTCAGCCTGCAGACAGTGGGAACTACTGTTGCAGAGCAGCGACCTCTACAGTGTTAAATAAACCTTTAGAATTCTACAGCCTGAGGGTAGTGAAAG GTCACACAGGTTGCAACAGGGATCTACTGGACGGATTGGATTTTCTGGGCAACAATATTGAGAATCAGCCAATCACAATCCAAAGTGCAAGTCAGTGCAGGCAGGAATGCACCAATATTGACAAGTGCCAGTACTTCACATTTAATTGGAAGGAGACAGAAAGGAG AAACGAATGTTCCTTGAAGGCCTCAATTGGTGATCTGATGAACTCAACAATTACAATACAGCGCCTCCAAAATGCAACCTCAGGCTATTCCCTGAAAAACTGCAGTGGTAAAG ATTACCTGCACTACATCAACGAGTCCAAGAGCTGGATCAATGCAATGAAGTTCTGCAGAAGTCGTGGCTCCAAGTCTAACCTGGTGCACATCACCAACCAGACCGTGCAGGCTGACGTGACCCAGCTCATCGCCAATGTGGGGCTGGCATGTGGGGGGGTGTGGATTGGTCTGGAGAGGTCCATCTTTGAGTGGAGCGCTCCCTGGCTGTGGACCAGTAGTGATGTTGATAAGGTGGTGAAGTACAGCGAGTGGCACAGCTGCTTCCCCCTCAACCCCATCAATTACCACTGTGGTAAGATGGTCTGGGTTGGTAACGAAGAACTGAAGTGGCTGGATGCTTCCTGTCATCAGGAATTACCCTTCATCTGTCAAG ATCTCCACTAG